The following coding sequences lie in one Pseudoalteromonas sp. Scap06 genomic window:
- the plsB gene encoding glycerol-3-phosphate 1-O-acyltransferase PlsB, translating into MRILNYGLNLISGGISRLFVKSKVLPEKPLEQFELNPKNPTFYIVRLNSRFDLAALARVCKRNGLPDPTEQQILGDKTLDRFIGIKNPPPLFGDKEKSTNALAQGKHIVEHLLNSGQKNVQVVPVTILWGRSPGKEKPGLSTLLSHSLTPSWFRKIFVVLFSGRDNFIRFSQPLDLSLLVNEKADVNELPHKLLRVALVHFKRQKLAATGPKIPSRDQLFSSLLASPTIKKAIQTEASEKNISQAQARQNALKLLDEIAANYSDATIRVADRILTWLWNKLYNGIDIKYTEQIHDLTNKGHEIIYMPCHRSHMDYLLLTYSIYHQGLVPPHIAAGINLNFFPAGGIFRRSGAFFIRRSFAGNKLYSAVFKEYLSQLFIKGYSVKFYTEGGRSRTGRLLPPKTGMLAMTMQAMLRGIDRPVSIVPVYIGYEHVMEINTYLKELAGNDKKGESILGIFKAIKNLKNYGRGYLNFGDPISINQYLNDNQPDWRESIHATDVQKPQWLGPQVANLADQVMVKINNAAALNSVNLLAMILLVNDKHALSKPKLLAQLEFYLRLQREASYSNKITAPDETPEQLLEHALKLNKFDVISDEFGEIIAINDKEKTLFNYYRNNILHIFAVPSLVALHLFKQHQSTVTHCHQLVKSFYPLFAKEWYLQELDDNYVARILTNFSDQGLIELDGDNIKVTQSNDSFAKLEMLGRALSFTLQRYAIVIGFIQTSQGIAKAELERESYVLAQRLGTLHGIKTPEFFDKKVLSSFISNLREQKLISESDSGLQGSQELCETYKQLQTLLPARIWQSITDIVHAQCQ; encoded by the coding sequence ATGCGTATTTTAAATTATGGTTTAAATCTTATCTCTGGTGGTATCAGCCGCTTGTTTGTTAAAAGCAAAGTACTGCCTGAAAAGCCTTTAGAGCAATTTGAGTTAAACCCTAAAAACCCGACATTCTATATAGTGCGTTTAAACTCACGCTTTGATCTAGCGGCACTGGCCCGTGTTTGTAAACGAAATGGTTTACCGGACCCAACCGAGCAGCAAATATTAGGTGACAAGACGTTAGATCGCTTTATCGGCATTAAAAACCCTCCCCCGCTATTTGGTGATAAAGAAAAGTCTACCAATGCATTAGCGCAAGGCAAACACATTGTTGAGCACTTATTAAATAGTGGCCAAAAAAATGTGCAAGTGGTGCCCGTGACTATTTTATGGGGCCGATCGCCAGGTAAAGAAAAACCCGGACTAAGCACTTTACTTTCGCACTCACTAACGCCCAGCTGGTTTAGAAAAATTTTTGTGGTGCTTTTTTCAGGTAGAGATAACTTTATTCGATTTAGCCAACCACTCGACTTATCTTTATTGGTTAATGAAAAAGCCGACGTTAATGAACTTCCTCATAAGCTGTTGCGTGTAGCTCTAGTTCACTTTAAACGTCAAAAGCTGGCTGCAACAGGGCCTAAAATCCCATCTCGTGATCAGTTATTTAGCTCACTACTGGCATCACCCACAATTAAAAAAGCAATTCAAACCGAGGCTTCTGAAAAAAACATCAGCCAAGCTCAGGCGCGACAAAACGCCTTAAAGCTACTTGATGAAATCGCCGCTAATTACAGCGATGCCACAATTCGCGTTGCTGATCGCATATTAACGTGGCTTTGGAATAAGCTTTATAATGGCATTGACATAAAGTACACCGAGCAAATTCATGACCTAACCAATAAAGGCCATGAAATAATCTACATGCCTTGTCATCGTAGCCATATGGATTACTTGCTACTAACCTACTCTATTTATCATCAAGGCCTTGTACCACCGCATATTGCTGCAGGGATTAACCTTAACTTTTTCCCTGCAGGTGGCATATTCCGCCGCAGTGGTGCATTTTTTATTCGTCGCTCATTTGCTGGTAACAAACTCTACTCAGCGGTATTTAAAGAATACTTAAGCCAGTTATTTATAAAGGGTTACTCGGTTAAGTTTTATACCGAAGGTGGCCGCAGTAGAACCGGACGCTTACTCCCCCCAAAAACGGGTATGCTCGCCATGACGATGCAAGCTATGCTTCGTGGTATAGACCGCCCTGTATCAATTGTACCGGTGTATATTGGTTACGAACACGTAATGGAAATAAACACCTACTTAAAAGAGCTCGCGGGTAATGATAAAAAAGGCGAGTCGATATTAGGTATTTTTAAAGCAATTAAAAATTTGAAAAACTATGGTCGCGGGTATTTAAATTTTGGTGACCCAATTTCTATTAACCAATACCTGAATGACAACCAACCCGACTGGCGCGAATCAATTCATGCTACCGACGTGCAAAAACCACAATGGCTAGGGCCGCAGGTGGCTAATCTTGCTGATCAGGTTATGGTTAAAATTAACAATGCCGCCGCACTTAACTCAGTTAACTTACTGGCGATGATACTGCTAGTAAACGATAAGCACGCATTGAGTAAACCTAAATTGCTAGCTCAGCTTGAGTTTTATTTGCGATTACAACGTGAAGCTAGCTACAGCAATAAAATAACCGCACCCGATGAAACGCCAGAGCAACTGCTAGAACACGCTTTAAAGTTGAATAAGTTTGATGTGATCAGTGACGAGTTTGGTGAAATTATTGCGATAAACGATAAAGAAAAAACCTTATTTAACTATTACCGTAATAACATTTTGCATATTTTTGCAGTACCTAGCTTAGTAGCTCTACATTTATTTAAGCAGCATCAAAGTACCGTTACTCACTGCCATCAATTGGTAAAATCATTTTATCCGTTATTCGCCAAAGAGTGGTACTTACAAGAGCTTGATGACAACTATGTGGCCCGCATTTTAACTAACTTTAGCGATCAAGGCTTAATTGAGCTTGATGGTGATAATATCAAAGTAACTCAAAGTAACGATAGCTTTGCCAAACTCGAAATGCTTGGTCGTGCATTGAGCTTTACTCTGCAACGTTATGCGATTGTGATTGGCTTTATTCAAACCAGCCAAGGTATTGCAAAAGCTGAACTGGAACGTGAAAGCTATGTGTTGGCACAACGCTTGGGTACGTTACATGGCATTAAAACGCCGGAGTTTTTTGATAAGAAGGTACTTAGTAGTTTTATTTCCAACCTTCGCGAACAAAAACTAATTAGTGAATCTGATAGCGGCTTACAAGGCAGCCAAGAGCTGTGCGAGACCTACAAGCAACTGCAAACACTCTTGCCGGCACGTATTTGGCAATCAATTACTGACATTGTCCACGCTCAATGTCAGTAA
- a CDS encoding EVE domain-containing protein, which produces MAFWLFKTEPDAFSIDDLKQAPQQTTLWEGVRNYQARNFIRDDVKQGDLVMIYHSSCKQVGVAGLGVVTKAAYPDPTQFDLSSDYYDAKATTENPRWFVVEITYQAHLSSLVSLQAIKANTAITDIALKKGGRLSVMPVTENDWHEILNMVK; this is translated from the coding sequence ATGGCATTTTGGCTTTTTAAAACCGAACCCGACGCCTTTTCAATTGATGACTTAAAGCAAGCGCCACAGCAAACAACGCTATGGGAAGGTGTACGCAACTACCAAGCGCGTAATTTTATTCGCGATGATGTAAAGCAAGGTGATTTAGTGATGATTTATCATTCTAGCTGTAAACAAGTTGGCGTTGCAGGGCTTGGTGTGGTTACTAAGGCTGCTTACCCTGATCCAACGCAATTTGATTTAAGTAGCGACTATTACGATGCTAAGGCAACCACTGAAAACCCTCGCTGGTTTGTGGTAGAAATAACTTATCAGGCGCATTTGAGTAGTTTAGTAAGCCTGCAAGCGATCAAAGCAAATACTGCTATAACTGATATAGCACTTAAAAAAGGCGGGCGTTTATCGGTCATGCCAGTGACCGAAAATGATTGGCATGAAATTTTAAATATGGTGAAATAA
- a CDS encoding cytosolic protein, whose product MKLLYWLDEWLTLSDDERQAKLPASGGDLLGDVYVKYHFVDLTKPLLFTFSPAGTDIQERDLNEDFAPWGYHLAQKQDVNIIAFQHLGKSNWFRNRNLIFFIEQLSTLLSPFKTKLGYGLSRGGFAVGAFAKLLKLDKVLLFHPVSTKNKLIAPWDDRSSTEIAQQYDWQGDYHDLDLGDAKGYIIYDPTNRIDRQHAKRYKQLTHLRVFGMGHGTHATYLNKFGFYKQVAVDFIRDQQIDIAQFRLQTKTLRLKEDYYKKLNKANAKSAHRQALLSTAHTILIDEKAAHVKEHQEKIDIQPLIEVAIKHQDESPNDAIKLLEVAQQLVPDDPLVEHKLRQLE is encoded by the coding sequence ATGAAATTACTGTATTGGTTGGATGAATGGTTAACTCTCAGCGATGATGAGAGGCAAGCAAAACTACCAGCCTCTGGTGGAGATTTACTCGGTGATGTGTATGTAAAGTATCACTTTGTTGACCTCACTAAACCCCTGCTTTTTACTTTTTCTCCTGCGGGTACTGATATACAAGAACGCGATCTAAATGAAGACTTTGCCCCTTGGGGCTATCATCTAGCGCAAAAGCAAGATGTTAATATTATTGCGTTTCAGCATTTAGGTAAAAGCAATTGGTTTCGTAACCGCAATTTAATCTTTTTTATTGAGCAGCTATCAACTTTACTCTCTCCTTTTAAAACTAAGTTAGGCTATGGGCTTAGCCGTGGCGGCTTTGCTGTGGGTGCATTTGCTAAGTTACTCAAACTCGATAAAGTACTGCTTTTCCATCCTGTTAGCACCAAAAACAAACTTATCGCCCCTTGGGATGACCGCTCAAGTACTGAAATTGCTCAGCAATATGACTGGCAAGGTGACTACCATGATTTAGACTTAGGGGATGCCAAGGGTTACATTATTTACGACCCAACCAATCGTATTGACCGCCAACATGCTAAACGCTACAAACAGCTCACTCACTTACGCGTGTTTGGTATGGGGCACGGCACTCACGCTACTTACTTGAATAAGTTTGGCTTTTATAAACAAGTAGCGGTTGATTTTATTCGTGATCAGCAAATCGACATTGCGCAATTTAGGCTGCAAACAAAAACACTGCGTTTAAAAGAGGATTATTATAAAAAACTTAATAAAGCCAACGCTAAATCGGCACACCGCCAAGCGTTATTAAGTACCGCTCACACTATTTTAATCGACGAAAAAGCAGCGCATGTTAAAGAGCACCAAGAAAAAATTGATATTCAGCCCTTAATAGAGGTAGCTATTAAGCATCAAGACGAAAGCCCAAATGATGCCATTAAGCTATTAGAAGTTGCTCAACAACTCGTGCCTGACGACCCACTTGTTGAGCATAAACTGAGACAATTAGAATAA
- a CDS encoding short-chain fatty acid transporter, whose amino-acid sequence MLNKVASPFTKLVERYLPDPFIFVILLTIITLSIANLATPATTLEVITSWGSGFWNLLSFAMQMLLVLVTGYMLASTSLISKLLTKLATLANTAPKAIILVTFISLLASWLNWGFGLVIGALFAKAIAKQTRVDYRLLVASAYSGFVVWHGGLAGSVPLTIASEGHFSQATMGIIGTEQTLFAGFNIAILIGLFIIMPLVNRYMLPSEKDSVYIDPSLLKNTLLDRVTITRPAQHLEQSKLLGMGIGLLGLAYLGYYFFIAGGGLNLNSVIALFLFLAITLHQTPHNLLNSLQQAIPSGAGIVIQFPFYAGIMAVMVDTGLAQQISQGFIAIADADSLPFYSFISAGLVNMFVPSGGGQWAVQAPIVIPAAQELGADMARVAMAVAWGDAWTNLIQPFWALPVLAIAGLKAKDIMGFCVVQLIITGVFISLVLSFY is encoded by the coding sequence ATGCTCAATAAAGTTGCCAGCCCGTTTACTAAGCTCGTCGAGCGCTACTTACCCGACCCATTTATATTTGTCATTTTGCTCACTATTATTACCTTGAGCATTGCGAATTTAGCGACTCCTGCAACCACACTTGAGGTAATAACATCATGGGGAAGCGGGTTTTGGAACTTACTTAGCTTTGCCATGCAAATGCTGTTGGTGCTAGTAACAGGCTATATGCTCGCCAGTACCTCTTTAATAAGTAAGTTACTAACAAAATTAGCAACGCTTGCTAATACGGCCCCAAAAGCCATTATTTTAGTGACATTTATCTCGCTTTTAGCAAGCTGGCTTAATTGGGGGTTTGGATTAGTGATTGGGGCTTTATTTGCTAAGGCTATTGCTAAGCAGACTCGAGTAGATTATCGACTCTTAGTAGCAAGTGCTTACTCAGGTTTTGTAGTATGGCACGGCGGATTGGCAGGCTCCGTACCACTAACCATTGCCAGCGAAGGGCATTTTTCACAGGCAACAATGGGGATTATTGGCACCGAGCAAACCTTGTTCGCAGGTTTTAACATTGCGATTCTGATTGGCTTATTTATTATTATGCCGTTGGTTAACCGCTACATGCTACCAAGTGAAAAAGACAGTGTTTATATTGACCCATCACTGCTTAAGAACACTCTACTCGATAGAGTAACAATAACACGCCCTGCGCAACATTTAGAACAAAGCAAACTGCTAGGCATGGGCATTGGCTTACTCGGACTTGCCTACTTAGGTTATTACTTTTTTATCGCAGGTGGCGGCTTAAATCTCAACAGCGTGATAGCGCTTTTCTTATTTTTAGCTATCACACTACATCAGACCCCCCACAATTTACTAAATAGCCTACAACAAGCGATTCCGAGTGGCGCGGGAATTGTAATTCAGTTCCCTTTTTATGCCGGTATTATGGCCGTTATGGTCGATACAGGGTTAGCACAACAAATATCGCAGGGCTTTATTGCCATAGCGGATGCCGATAGCTTGCCATTTTACAGTTTTATTAGTGCAGGGTTAGTTAATATGTTTGTGCCATCCGGTGGCGGCCAATGGGCTGTACAAGCACCTATTGTTATCCCTGCAGCACAAGAGCTTGGTGCAGATATGGCAAGGGTTGCTATGGCTGTAGCATGGGGAGATGCTTGGACCAATTTAATTCAACCCTTTTGGGCATTACCGGTATTAGCCATTGCAGGGTTAAAAGCTAAAGATATTATGGGGTTTTGCGTGGTACAGCTGATTATTACTGGGGTGTTTATATCGCTGGTATTGAGCTTTTATTAA
- a CDS encoding metalloprotease — protein sequence MIKVELSLAEQPFTLMIAEQQVVKIFHDQQAIAFENPRENYVEFMLDEQLIGIDSNEVSQQSLALYVNNQFATQLALPVAAQGAPKKGFLGLAALGFKLFKSTKVVKVALASASVAGYAWLFTIEFALMLIACLVVHEYGHVRAMKYFGIKTKGIYLIPFVGGLAVSDDKITTRWQDVVISLMGPAFGLFTSVLGVVLYYATEMEIFAGVAVLSALLNLFNLLPILPLDGGHVLKSISFSMRSWLGLSVCLLGVLFGLWLSYTFGLMLLVFFLFVGALEIVFEWRGRHYSHLLPLDKYGQGFSAVMYALVVVGHVAVMMHFADSENAILSLPMKILSS from the coding sequence ATGATAAAAGTCGAACTTTCTCTGGCAGAGCAACCGTTTACGCTGATGATAGCAGAGCAGCAAGTTGTAAAAATATTTCATGATCAGCAAGCGATTGCATTTGAAAACCCACGTGAAAATTATGTCGAGTTTATGCTTGATGAGCAGTTAATTGGTATTGATAGCAACGAGGTCAGCCAGCAAAGCTTGGCGCTATATGTAAATAATCAGTTTGCAACTCAGTTAGCTTTACCTGTAGCAGCACAGGGCGCACCTAAAAAGGGGTTTTTAGGGCTCGCGGCGCTTGGCTTTAAATTATTTAAAAGTACTAAAGTTGTTAAAGTGGCGCTAGCGAGCGCATCGGTGGCCGGTTATGCTTGGCTGTTTACCATTGAGTTTGCGTTAATGCTGATTGCTTGCTTGGTGGTACACGAATATGGCCACGTACGAGCTATGAAGTATTTTGGCATTAAAACTAAAGGCATTTATTTAATTCCTTTTGTAGGCGGGTTAGCCGTTAGCGACGATAAAATAACTACGCGCTGGCAAGATGTGGTTATATCACTTATGGGGCCTGCCTTTGGTTTATTTACTTCTGTGCTTGGTGTAGTGCTTTATTACGCTACGGAAATGGAAATATTTGCAGGTGTTGCAGTGCTTAGTGCACTGCTTAATTTATTCAATTTACTGCCTATTTTACCGCTTGATGGCGGGCATGTACTAAAAAGCATAAGCTTCTCAATGCGCTCATGGCTTGGTTTAAGTGTGTGCTTACTTGGCGTGTTATTTGGTTTATGGCTTAGCTATACGTTTGGCTTAATGCTTTTAGTGTTCTTTTTGTTTGTTGGGGCGCTGGAAATTGTGTTTGAATGGCGCGGTCGCCATTACTCACATTTACTACCATTAGATAAATACGGCCAAGGCTTCTCGGCAGTAATGTATGCGCTGGTAGTTGTAGGCCATGTAGCAGTGATGATGCATTTTGCAGATTCAGAAAACGCGATATTAAGCTTACCGATGAAGATTTTATCAAGCTAA
- a CDS encoding chemotaxis protein CheV: MSGVLASVDQRTQLVGENRLELLLFYLHSRHLFALNVFKIKEVVKLPRLSKIPHSHPKVTGVANIRGESIPVIDLRQAISMSHKEHGEDCNLVVTEYNRTTQGFLIGKVDQIMNMTWSDIMPPPSSVGKNHYITALTKVQRDDVEHLVEIIDVEKVLAEIVEYEVNISDGVLDQTIVNEFSGRKILHADDSPTARKQVSDTLSQLGIEIVPASNGLEALNMLKGWADEGRDVEKELLMVITDAEMPSMDGYRLTYEIRNDSRLKNLHVVLNTSLSGSFNQAMVEKVGCDAFLSKFQPDLLVQEVQNRLKHVLSST; the protein is encoded by the coding sequence ATGTCAGGTGTTTTAGCGTCAGTTGATCAGCGTACTCAGCTTGTAGGTGAGAACCGTTTAGAGTTGCTACTGTTTTATTTACATAGCCGCCATTTATTTGCACTCAATGTATTTAAAATTAAAGAAGTGGTGAAGCTTCCCCGTTTAAGCAAAATACCGCACTCTCACCCTAAGGTGACGGGTGTTGCCAATATTAGGGGTGAATCTATTCCGGTGATTGATTTACGCCAAGCCATTTCTATGTCACACAAAGAACATGGTGAAGATTGTAATTTGGTAGTGACTGAATATAACCGTACCACTCAAGGTTTTTTAATTGGTAAGGTTGATCAAATAATGAACATGACCTGGTCTGATATTATGCCACCACCCAGCTCAGTCGGTAAAAATCATTACATTACTGCACTTACTAAAGTACAGCGCGACGACGTGGAGCACTTGGTAGAAATTATAGATGTAGAAAAAGTACTGGCTGAAATAGTTGAGTACGAGGTTAATATTTCAGATGGAGTGTTAGACCAAACTATAGTTAACGAATTCTCTGGGCGAAAAATACTACACGCTGATGATTCGCCAACAGCACGCAAGCAAGTAAGCGATACATTATCGCAGCTTGGTATCGAAATTGTTCCTGCCAGTAATGGCTTGGAAGCACTCAATATGCTTAAAGGTTGGGCCGATGAAGGCCGCGATGTTGAAAAAGAATTACTTATGGTGATTACCGATGCCGAAATGCCCTCAATGGATGGTTATCGCTTAACCTATGAAATACGTAACGACAGCCGCTTAAAAAACTTACATGTAGTACTTAACACCTCCCTAAGCGGCAGCTTTAACCAAGCCATGGTAGAAAAGGTTGGCTGTGATGCATTTTTATCAAAATTTCAGCCTGACTTACTAGTGCAAGAAGTACAAAACCGTCTAAAACATGTGTTAAGCAGCACCTAA
- the rpsJ gene encoding 30S ribosomal protein S10, whose translation MSNQRIRIRLKAFDHRLIDQSTAEIVETAKRTGAQVRGPIPLPTRFERFTVLTSPHVNKDARDQYEIRTHKRLIDIVEPTDKTVDALMRLDLAAGVDVQISLG comes from the coding sequence ATGTCAAATCAACGCATTCGTATTCGCCTAAAAGCTTTTGACCACCGTTTGATTGACCAATCAACGGCGGAAATCGTGGAAACTGCGAAACGCACTGGCGCACAAGTACGTGGTCCAATTCCACTACCTACACGCTTTGAACGTTTTACTGTACTTACATCACCGCACGTTAATAAAGACGCGCGTGATCAGTACGAGATCCGCACCCATAAACGTCTGATCGACATCGTAGAACCAACAGACAAGACTGTAGACGCACTTATGCGTTTAGACCTTGCTGCTGGTGTTGATGTTCAAATCAGCCTGGGTTAA
- a CDS encoding EAL domain-containing protein, translating to MQTQLPNILVVDDSKAILIVMKAIFNELEMPEVTTCLSAVTALERVKPDINFYDAIFTDLNMPEMDGMELIRNLGEIGYCGAIVIISEMDPKIISLAADLAKQHNVHLIGNLTKPVQLNQVNMLLAKIAQLNSHTLVKERPITKAKLVSALKNNEITPFYQPKININTNFIQSVEVLARIVSNKNERVILPSRFISLAEQCDLINDITFTLFEKACSDLKQLKEQLGENLKLSFNMSPCQLNDLNCPNKLLQLLQKHGVLPSDVVVEITEQHALSSYTQLETLNRLRIFGFGISLDDFGTGFTNINQLKQLPFTEVKIDRSFISHIETDKFSQVVVNSLIDMTSQEQLQLVAEGVERPEELAYLKHYQTNLAIQGFLFSCPKAKAEFISWAQHWIKTAAKTNNN from the coding sequence ATGCAAACTCAATTGCCAAATATACTCGTTGTTGATGACTCAAAAGCCATTTTAATTGTTATGAAAGCGATTTTTAATGAGCTCGAAATGCCAGAAGTTACCACTTGCTTAAGCGCAGTTACAGCACTAGAGAGAGTAAAGCCTGATATAAACTTTTATGACGCCATATTTACCGATCTGAATATGCCAGAAATGGATGGTATGGAGTTAATTCGTAACTTAGGTGAAATAGGCTATTGCGGTGCGATTGTTATTATTTCTGAAATGGATCCTAAAATAATCAGCCTAGCAGCTGATCTAGCCAAGCAGCATAATGTGCATTTAATTGGTAACCTTACCAAGCCAGTACAATTAAATCAGGTAAATATGTTACTTGCCAAAATAGCGCAGTTAAACAGCCATACGCTTGTAAAAGAGCGCCCAATTACTAAAGCTAAACTTGTTAGCGCATTAAAAAATAATGAAATAACACCGTTTTACCAGCCTAAGATAAATATAAACACCAACTTTATACAAAGTGTTGAAGTATTGGCTCGTATTGTTTCAAATAAAAACGAACGCGTGATTTTACCAAGCCGTTTTATTAGCCTTGCTGAGCAATGCGACTTAATCAATGACATTACTTTTACGCTGTTTGAAAAAGCCTGCAGTGACTTAAAGCAGCTGAAAGAACAATTAGGGGAAAACTTAAAGTTGTCATTTAATATGTCGCCATGCCAGTTAAATGATTTGAACTGCCCTAATAAATTATTACAGTTATTACAAAAGCACGGCGTGCTTCCCAGTGATGTGGTTGTTGAAATAACCGAGCAACATGCCCTTTCAAGCTATACCCAACTTGAAACCTTAAACAGATTAAGAATATTTGGTTTTGGTATCTCACTGGATGATTTTGGTACTGGCTTTACTAATATTAACCAACTGAAACAGCTGCCATTTACAGAAGTAAAAATAGACCGCTCTTTTATAAGCCACATTGAAACAGATAAGTTTTCGCAAGTTGTGGTCAACTCATTGATTGATATGACTAGCCAAGAGCAACTGCAACTTGTTGCTGAGGGTGTTGAACGTCCGGAAGAACTTGCCTATCTAAAGCACTATCAAACAAATTTAGCTATACAAGGATTTTTGTTTAGTTGCCCAAAAGCAAAAGCTGAATTTATCTCGTGGGCACAACACTGGATAAAAACAGCTGCTAAAACAAATAATAACTAA
- a CDS encoding potassium channel family protein, which produces MHHIFKRIVVLLRSHIDQVSWQSVVIATSLHMLLTWCLLFMANEQALLSPGTFFYYYTVTTSTVGYGDLSPSSDLGRWIVALIQIPFGLALFGVLLGKTGQTVTYLIRRAMTGDKNFAHSSNHIIIFGWHNARTKKMIDYILADTKRTDRRILLAVTEQIEHPFLSNENVDFARLTSFTDLDELERVAIRHADKVIIDGQDDDQTFTTALRISRLVKEDCHISAHFFDETKVEMLLEHCHNVECSSTKSAEILVRSMQDPGSSRVQEELLSTLHGDTQFSLQIPSDIKTMEFGKLFHHFKYDHNAILLGVAHNLSAKNMDLNPPLDYAVNAGDILHYIAQERVLSGEVDWLSLEK; this is translated from the coding sequence ATGCATCATATTTTTAAACGTATTGTTGTGCTGTTGCGCAGCCATATTGATCAGGTGAGCTGGCAGTCTGTTGTAATAGCAACGTCTTTACACATGCTACTTACTTGGTGCTTATTATTTATGGCTAATGAGCAAGCACTACTTTCGCCAGGGACCTTTTTTTACTACTACACGGTAACCACTTCAACAGTAGGGTATGGAGATTTAAGTCCATCATCTGACTTGGGCCGTTGGATTGTCGCATTAATACAAATACCCTTTGGTTTGGCTTTATTTGGTGTCTTGTTAGGTAAAACAGGGCAAACAGTAACTTACTTAATTAGGCGCGCTATGACTGGTGATAAAAACTTTGCTCACAGTAGCAATCACATTATTATTTTTGGTTGGCATAATGCTCGAACAAAAAAAATGATCGACTATATTTTGGCTGATACTAAACGTACAGACCGCCGTATTCTATTGGCGGTTACTGAACAAATAGAGCATCCATTTTTAAGTAATGAGAATGTTGATTTTGCTCGTTTGACTAGTTTTACCGATTTGGATGAATTAGAACGCGTTGCCATTCGCCATGCCGATAAAGTGATTATTGATGGCCAAGATGATGACCAAACATTTACTACTGCACTGCGTATTAGCCGTTTAGTCAAAGAAGATTGTCACATTAGTGCACACTTTTTTGATGAAACGAAAGTGGAAATGTTATTAGAGCATTGCCATAATGTAGAGTGTAGTAGCACTAAGTCAGCAGAGATTTTGGTGCGCTCAATGCAAGACCCAGGCTCAAGCCGTGTTCAAGAAGAGCTATTATCTACTTTGCATGGTGATACGCAATTTAGCCTACAAATACCTAGTGATATAAAAACCATGGAATTTGGTAAATTATTTCATCATTTTAAGTACGATCATAATGCAATATTGTTAGGTGTAGCTCATAATTTAAGTGCAAAGAATATGGATTTAAACCCACCTCTAGATTATGCAGTGAATGCGGGTGATATTCTGCATTACATCGCACAAGAGCGGGTGTTAAGTGGTGAAGTTGATTGGCTTAGCTTGGAAAAATAA
- the tesB gene encoding acyl-CoA thioesterase II — translation MSQVLDDLLSLLSLEEIEQGLYRGQSQDLGFRAVFGGQVMGQALSAAKETLPAGRIVHSLHSYFLRPGDAAKPIVYDVETIRDGKSFSTRRVSAIQYGKPIFYMTASFQGEEQGLSHQATMPDVPAPEELRSSLEFYQENAQHIPEAIRNKFIREMPIEMRPVNFHNPFKPEALEPVKHIWFKANGDMPDDQRIHNYLLAYASDFEFLPTALQPHGVSFMQPNMQVATIDHAMWFHRPFRMDDWMLYTIDSPSASSGRGLVRGQFFDRQGNLVASTIQEGVMRQR, via the coding sequence ATGAGCCAAGTATTAGATGATTTATTATCGTTGTTGTCACTTGAAGAAATTGAGCAAGGTTTATATCGAGGACAAAGCCAAGATTTAGGTTTTAGAGCGGTGTTTGGTGGTCAAGTTATGGGACAAGCGCTTTCAGCAGCTAAAGAAACACTGCCTGCGGGGCGTATTGTTCATTCCTTACATTCTTATTTTTTACGCCCAGGCGACGCTGCAAAACCGATTGTGTACGATGTAGAAACTATACGTGATGGTAAAAGTTTTAGCACTCGACGTGTCAGTGCGATTCAGTACGGTAAACCTATTTTTTACATGACAGCGTCGTTTCAAGGTGAAGAGCAGGGGTTATCGCATCAAGCCACTATGCCTGATGTTCCAGCTCCTGAAGAACTGCGTTCTTCGTTAGAGTTTTATCAAGAAAATGCACAGCATATTCCTGAAGCAATCCGTAATAAGTTTATTCGTGAAATGCCGATTGAAATGCGTCCGGTGAACTTTCATAACCCCTTTAAACCTGAAGCCCTAGAACCGGTAAAACATATTTGGTTTAAAGCCAATGGCGATATGCCGGACGATCAACGTATTCATAATTACTTATTGGCGTATGCGTCTGACTTTGAGTTTTTACCAACCGCACTGCAGCCACATGGTGTGTCGTTTATGCAGCCGAATATGCAAGTTGCGACCATAGATCATGCTATGTGGTTTCATCGTCCATTTAGAATGGATGATTGGATGTTATATACCATTGATAGCCCAAGCGCGAGTTCAGGAAGAGGGCTGGTACGTGGTCAGTTTTTTGACCGCCAAGGCAATTTAGTTGCCTCGACGATTCAAGAAGGGGTAATGCGCCAGCGTTAA